The DNA window GTCTAGGAATTCTCTTGATGATTTCATCAATGTTAATTGCCCCTTCACCTACATAATAACGTTCATCTCTACCTGTAAAAATTAACCCTTCTTTAGTTGTAGGAATCTCTGCTCCTGCATCACATATATGTGCAAAGTTAAACCATTCAGGTGGTAGTCCATCTAGTTCATCAAGTTGAACTCTAGAACGATTAAAATGTAATGTATCTATCATGATGCCTTTATTAGTTGCAGTAGTAGCTTCTAACACTTCTACTGTCTGCTTTAGATCTTTAACCCCTGCCCAAGTTACAAATTCTAAATCAACATTTAAGCCAAATGGTTTTGCTAATTCACATAACTCATGGAATTTCTCAGTATATAAAGATTTATCTTCTGTCCAAATACTTGTTAATAAGCTTTTTGCCCCTAGTTCAGCCCCAACTTCCATGGCTGACAAATAACTTTTCATATCCAAATCATCAATGATTCTCGCCAACTCAATATCATGAACACGAATGCCCGTCTGGCTTAATGCTTTTTTTGTATGAGATAACATCTCTTTCTTATTAGCTATATCATAATTCGGTTCTCCAGGTAGCCCCATATAAATAGGTCTAATACTGACATAGTCATAGCCACACATTGAGGCTATATATACCATTTCCGGTGGTGCACATCCCAATACTGTTAAATGAGCTAAAGAAAATTCTGCTTTCATATCTCCCCTCTTTTCATATTATTTTATTAGGTGAAATTAAATTTCTATTTTCAGTAGTAATCATCCAACCTCTTCATATTATTAAAGAAAATTCTACTTTTATAGTCACCCTCTTCTCATTGTTTTTATTTAATGAAATTTGATTTTGTTTAATAAAATAATATCATCACATTTTCCATATGTCAACAAATATTTTTAACTATTTTTCTGTTATGAATTATTCCACTATTTAAAATAGTGATTCTTTTGTGAAACTATATGCTTTTATGCTGAATATTTGTATTTAGCTTAAAGCATAGAAAAAAACTTACAGTATTAAAAGTGCAATTCTTGTTTTAGACAATGCTAGAACACACAACAATGCGAAAATACAAGATCTTTAATATTAGGGCTAGAGAAAATATAGACGTGTTGTTTAATGAAATCGCTTCTCTTTATGATCAATTTAATGATCATAAAGAACTCATAAAATCTATTGCTTATGCCAAAAATTACTATTATGAATCATCAGATGTAGGAATATTTGCTGCGTAAATAAGTCTTTCAATTTACCATTATTTGTGACAGATAACCAATCATTAAAAATGGTTTATCTATATATTTTTTAAATATAAATTTTCAAACACCTATTGACGAAATAGGACAAAATGAGAGAAAATAATATTAAGCATCATAATTAAAGTTTTAAGAGGAGGACTAAAATGACAGTACATATAGGTGCAAAAAAAGGGGATATTGCAGAAACCATTCTTTTACCAGGAGATCCACTACGTGCAAAATACGTAGCAGAGAATTTTTTAGAAGACGTAACATGCTATAATACAGTTCGTGGTATGTATGGTTACACAGGAACTTATAAAGGAAAGAGAATTTCTGTTCAAGGAACAGGTATGGGTATGCCATCCATAGGAATTTATTCTTATGAACTAATCTCTGAATACGGTGTAAAAAACTTAATCCGTATCGGTTCATGTGGTTCTTATCAAGCAGATGTAAAGGTACGTGATGTAATTTTAGCTATGAGTGCTTCAACAAATTCAAGCTATGCTGAGCAATATGGTTTACCTGGAACTTATGCTCCTACTGCTAGCTTTGATTTATTATTAAAAGCTAAAAACATTGCTGATACAAAAGGGATTGCTACAAGGGTTGGAAATATTCTTTCAAGTGATATTTTCTATAATGCTGATGTAGACGCTTGGAAAAAATGGGCAAATATGGGTGTCTTAGCAGTAGAAATGGAAGCAGCTGCTCTTTATATGAATGCTGCTAAACTAGGTGCAAATGCCCTTACTATCTTAACTGTAAGTGATAGCTTAGTTTCACATGAAGAAACAACTGCTGAAGAAAGAGAAAAAACACTTACTGATATGATTGAGATTGGATTAGAACTAGCATAAAAAAATGAGGGAATGGTTTTATATCCTTTCCCTTATTTCATTTATTACAACTTTTCTATTTTAAATTTTTTATATTTATTTCATATTTTTCCTTATATCTTTTATTTTTTGATGCTCCATAGCCTCAGCAGCATTATAGGAACTTCTTACAAAAGGTCCAGAAGCTACAAATTCAAAACCTAACTTCAGTGCCTCTTCCTTATATTTTTCAAAAGTCTCTGGTTTTATATACGCTACAACAGGATAATGCTTTGCACTAGGTGCTAAATACTGTCCAATAGTTAGGAAGTCACATCTTACGCCTCTCAAATCTTTTAGTACCTTCATGATTTCTTCTTTCTTTTCTCCAAGTCCAAGCATAATTCCCGACTTTGTAAATATATGATCATTCATCTTTTTTATATTTTTCAATACTTCTAAAGAACGTTCATATCTTGCCATAGAACGTACCTTATGGTACAATCTTGGAACGGTTTCAATATTGTGATTAATAATTTCAGGCTTTGCTTCTACCACTTTATTTAATGCACTCTCATCCCCTTGAAAATCAGGAATCAAAACCTCAACAACAATTTGTTTCTCTCGTGATTTTATGGCTTTAATCACATTTGCAAAATGTCCTGCTCCCCCATCTGGCAAATCATCCCTTGTTACAGAAGTGATTACAACATGTTTTAATCCAAGTTCTACTGCTACATTTGCAATATTTTCAGGTTCGCTCAAATCCACGTCTTGTAATTTGCCATGGGAAACATTACAAAACTTACAATTCCTAGAACATTCATTTCCTAAAATCATAAAAGTTGCTGTTTTTTTACTAAAACACTCCATTCTATTAGGACAATTGGCTTCTTCACATACAGTATTTAAATTATACTTATTCAGCAAATTTTTCACATAATCTAAACTACGTCCTTCACTTAAATTTATCTTAAGCCATTTTGGTTTCTTTTGTATTTCCATATATAACCCCTCCCACACCTTAGCTTACCCCTCTATTCTCATGCATATTATTTAAAATCATTTCTCCCTTTATCATTTATTTAAATATCTTTCTTCATAGTTTTTATAATTAAACGTTTTACAAAAATAATCTAGCACTAATTGATTGGCATGGTTAAAATCAACGGCTCTTCCAATAATATTTTGAACAGAAGTAACCCCCCTATCAGATATACCACAAGGAACAATCCATCTAAAGTAGTTTAAGTTTGTATTAACATTAAAAGCAAATCCATGCATTATAATACCTCGTTTCACGGCTAAACCTATGGCAACAATCTTTTTGTTATTGACCCATACCCCTGTATATTTTGCATCTCTTCCTGCAATAATCTTATATTCTTCCTTTAAAAGCTTAATAAACACGTCTTCAAGGTTTCTAACAAAAGTTCTTATACCCATATGGGAATTTTTCAAATCAACTATAGGATACCCAACAATTTGACCTTCTCCGTGATAAGTAACATCTCCACCTCTATTAATTTTTACTAAATGTATTCCCTGATCATTTAAAAATTTCTCACTTCCTAGAATATGTTCCTTTTCTGCTCTTCTTCCTAATGTAATCACTGATGGATGTTCCACTAAAATCAACGTATCTTCAATCTCTTGATCTTGCCTCTTTTTTAAAAGATCATATTGAATCTTCAGCGCTTTTTTATATTCACATCTTCCTAAGAATAAAACATTTATTTTCATTTCACCCACTTCCTATTCCCTAAATAAAATTTGTATTTATATACCTCCCTCGTAAACACGGGGAGGTATGCATAAATCTATTCTCATCTAAACTAACTGATATCTATATATTAATGTATATTGTCCTTTTCTTTCTTTAACTCCTGCTTTGATTATGTTTGCAACTCGTCCCGAATCTAATGTAATTTTAGTTCCTTCTACCCTCTCTAAATATGTTGTAACTGCTTTTGCTTGTTCTGGTTCTACCATTTCCTTCACTCCCCACGGAAGTGACATAACTTTTACAGCATCTCATGTTTCACATATGTTCCCTTCTCTTTCTTTTATTGAGTTTTCTATACTATTTTTTAATGCAAGTGCTACATCACCATCATGTGCAAATAACATCCTATTCTCTCCTTTTTAAATGGTTTCTAGAGCTTTACCTATCCATGTTATACTCAAAAAAGACAAGACTTTTTCTTATTTCTTATCCTTTTCCCATTTTACAATTAAATTTCTTGCTGCCCTTGCTTCATCTATTCTCCTAACAGGTGTATCATGTGGTGCAGTCTTTAAAATCTGTGGATCTTCCTTTGCCTCTTTTGCAATTTTTATCATGGTTTCAATAAAACCATCTATCGTTTCAAGACTTTCTGTTTCTGTTGGTTCAATCATCAACGCTTCGTTCACAATTAATGGAAAATATATGGTTGGTGGATGATACCCATAATCTAATAATCTCTTAGCTACATCAAGAGTTGAAACTTCTGAAAGTTCTTCTCCTAACCCGCCTAAAACAAATTCATGCTTACATACTTGATTGATTGGCAAATAATAATATTCCTTAAGTTTATTCATCATATAATTTGCATTCAAAACTGCTGTTTCACTTACTTCTTTAATTCCCTCTGCTCCCATTGTAAGAATATAAACATATGCACGAAGGATTATTCCATAGTTTCCATAGAATCCTTTAATTTTACCAATTGTATCTGGTTGATCATAATTTAATATATACTGATTATCCTTTTTATCAATTACTGGTACAGGCAAAAACTTAACAAGATGTTCTTTTACACCTACTGGTCCACTTCCTGGCCCACCTCCACCATGAGGTGTAGAAAAAGTCTTATGTAGATTATAATGCATTACATCAAAGCCCATATCTCCAGGCCTTACTTTTCCCATAATGGCATTCATATTTGCCCCATCATAGTATAAAAGTCCTCCAGCTTCATGTACAAGATCTGCAATCAATTTAATATTTTTTTCAAAAAGTCCTAATGTACTTGGATTGGTTAACATTAAACCTGCAATTTCTTCATTTAGAACAGCTTTTAATGCATCAATATCCACTGCTCCATTCTTATCAGATTGAATTTCAACAATTTCAAATCCTGAAACAGCAGCAGTTGCCGGATTTGTACCATGGGCAGAATCAGGTACGATGATTTTTTTTCTTTTTACATCTCCTCGGCTTTCATGATAAGCCTTTATGATCATAAGCCCTGTAAGCTCTCCATGAGCCCCTGCCGCAGGCTGTAGAGTCGTTTTATCCATACCTGATATTTCTGATAAAAAATCTCCTAAATTATACATAATTTCAAGAGAGCCTTGTACCGTTTCTTCAGGTTGATAAGGATGTATTTCAGTAAGTTCCCTAATAGATGCCATATCTTCATTAATTTTTGGATTATATTTCATTGTACAAGATCCTAAAGGATAAAATCCTGTATCCACTCCATAATTTAAATTAGATAAATTGGTAAAATGTCTAATCACATCTACTTCACTTACCTCAGGCAAATTCACTTCCTCTTCTCTTAAAAATTCACTTGGGATAAATTCCCTCATTTCTCCATTGCATAAATCACACTTTGGAAGAGCATATGCTTTTCTTCCTTCTTTAGATATCTCAAAAATTAATTGATCATACATTTTCACTATACCACCTCCAAAGCACTTAAAAATTTATCTATTTCCATCTTCGTTCTTTTCTCCGTTACAGCAAACATTAATCCATTCTCAAGTTCAGGATAATCCTTGTTAATTTCATATCCACCCATTATTCCATTATTTAATAAATGTTTATTAATATCCTTACTATCTATAGGACTTGTTACTACAAATTCTTTGAAAAATGGTTGATTGAACAATATGTTGAATTTACCACCCTTTGTCATTTCTTTTAGCGCATAATGAGACTTTTGAACACACCTCTGTGCTACTTCTTTAAGTCCTTTTTTACCCATTGTTGTTAAATAGACTGTTGCTATTAAAGCATTTAATCCTTGATTTGAGCAAATATTTGAAGTTGCCTTAAATCTTCTAATATGTTGTTCTCTTGCCTGTAAAGTCAATACAAAAGCTCTTTTCCCATCTGCATCAACAGATTGTCCAACAATTCTACCTGGCATTTTTCTTGCTAATTTTGATTTAGTTGCCATAAATCCTAAATAAGGACCTCCAAAATTCAACCCATTTCCTAAAGATTGACCTTCCCCTACAACAATATCCACTCCTAATTCCCCTGGACTTTTTAATATGCCAAGAGAAATTGGATCTACATATGTAATAAACATTCCTTTATTTGCATGCGTTATTTTTTCTATTTCTGTTAAGTCTTCTATAATTCCAAAGAAATTAGGATTTTGAATAATGACTCCTGCTGTATTTTTATTCACCATAGACTTTAATTTTTCAATATCCGTTACACCATCTGCCATGTCTACTTCTACCACTTCCATATCTCTAAATTTCATATAAGTATGCATTACTTT is part of the Crassaminicella profunda genome and encodes:
- a CDS encoding sugar phosphate isomerase/epimerase family protein, yielding MKAEFSLAHLTVLGCAPPEMVYIASMCGYDYVSIRPIYMGLPGEPNYDIANKKEMLSHTKKALSQTGIRVHDIELARIIDDLDMKSYLSAMEVGAELGAKSLLTSIWTEDKSLYTEKFHELCELAKPFGLNVDLEFVTWAGVKDLKQTVEVLEATTATNKGIMIDTLHFNRSRVQLDELDGLPPEWFNFAHICDAGAEIPTTKEGLIFTGRDERYYVGEGAINIDEIIKRIPRQVVYSIELPHIERVKELGYTEHARRCLETAKEYFDKKIFK
- the deoD gene encoding purine-nucleoside phosphorylase; this encodes MTVHIGAKKGDIAETILLPGDPLRAKYVAENFLEDVTCYNTVRGMYGYTGTYKGKRISVQGTGMGMPSIGIYSYELISEYGVKNLIRIGSCGSYQADVKVRDVILAMSASTNSSYAEQYGLPGTYAPTASFDLLLKAKNIADTKGIATRVGNILSSDIFYNADVDAWKKWANMGVLAVEMEAAALYMNAAKLGANALTILTVSDSLVSHEETTAEEREKTLTDMIEIGLELA
- the lipA gene encoding lipoyl synthase, which codes for MEIQKKPKWLKINLSEGRSLDYVKNLLNKYNLNTVCEEANCPNRMECFSKKTATFMILGNECSRNCKFCNVSHGKLQDVDLSEPENIANVAVELGLKHVVITSVTRDDLPDGGAGHFANVIKAIKSREKQIVVEVLIPDFQGDESALNKVVEAKPEIINHNIETVPRLYHKVRSMARYERSLEVLKNIKKMNDHIFTKSGIMLGLGEKKEEIMKVLKDLRGVRCDFLTIGQYLAPSAKHYPVVAYIKPETFEKYKEEALKLGFEFVASGPFVRSSYNAAEAMEHQKIKDIRKNMK
- the lipB gene encoding lipoyl(octanoyl) transferase LipB, which encodes MKINVLFLGRCEYKKALKIQYDLLKKRQDQEIEDTLILVEHPSVITLGRRAEKEHILGSEKFLNDQGIHLVKINRGGDVTYHGEGQIVGYPIVDLKNSHMGIRTFVRNLEDVFIKLLKEEYKIIAGRDAKYTGVWVNNKKIVAIGLAVKRGIIMHGFAFNVNTNLNYFRWIVPCGISDRGVTSVQNIIGRAVDFNHANQLVLDYFCKTFNYKNYEERYLNK
- the gcvPB gene encoding aminomethyl-transferring glycine dehydrogenase subunit GcvPB encodes the protein MKMYDQLIFEISKEGRKAYALPKCDLCNGEMREFIPSEFLREEEVNLPEVSEVDVIRHFTNLSNLNYGVDTGFYPLGSCTMKYNPKINEDMASIRELTEIHPYQPEETVQGSLEIMYNLGDFLSEISGMDKTTLQPAAGAHGELTGLMIIKAYHESRGDVKRKKIIVPDSAHGTNPATAAVSGFEIVEIQSDKNGAVDIDALKAVLNEEIAGLMLTNPSTLGLFEKNIKLIADLVHEAGGLLYYDGANMNAIMGKVRPGDMGFDVMHYNLHKTFSTPHGGGGPGSGPVGVKEHLVKFLPVPVIDKKDNQYILNYDQPDTIGKIKGFYGNYGIILRAYVYILTMGAEGIKEVSETAVLNANYMMNKLKEYYYLPINQVCKHEFVLGGLGEELSEVSTLDVAKRLLDYGYHPPTIYFPLIVNEALMIEPTETESLETIDGFIETMIKIAKEAKEDPQILKTAPHDTPVRRIDEARAARNLIVKWEKDKK
- the gcvPA gene encoding aminomethyl-transferring glycine dehydrogenase subunit GcvPA produces the protein MHRYIPNTESDKKLMLDSMGVKSIEDLFEDIPKELRLNRELNLGTGLSETEIISHMNRLTKKNRSTNELISFLGAGAYDHYIPAIIKHIASRSEFFTAYTPYQPEISQGTLRVIFEYQTMIANLTGMDLSNASMYDGPTACVEAGMMACANTRRKSVVISKTVHPEVRKVMHTYMKFRDMEVVEVDMADGVTDIEKLKSMVNKNTAGVIIQNPNFFGIIEDLTEIEKITHANKGMFITYVDPISLGILKSPGELGVDIVVGEGQSLGNGLNFGGPYLGFMATKSKLARKMPGRIVGQSVDADGKRAFVLTLQAREQHIRRFKATSNICSNQGLNALIATVYLTTMGKKGLKEVAQRCVQKSHYALKEMTKGGKFNILFNQPFFKEFVVTSPIDSKDINKHLLNNGIMGGYEINKDYPELENGLMFAVTEKRTKMEIDKFLSALEVV